Proteins encoded within one genomic window of Arachis ipaensis cultivar K30076 chromosome B08, Araip1.1, whole genome shotgun sequence:
- the LOC107614401 gene encoding homeobox-leucine zipper protein HOX11-like, whose amino-acid sequence MELGLSLGDSSRPFVGFMEKPRSETSSNQLGLGFTTTTLSIGPIITTKGQRDQQQEQQPQQQEHEDKEEAKSKDNNNNNHPHLHQLDFLPQLSLPWHPSENGRVSKGLDVNVLPLTTVAATAAAGADDEVEEGEALSSSPNSAASSFQTDLCIFGGGGGSGGGGGSYSGGSGGNYYNYGGKRDHSDGEGYDHQRDSSRASDEDENCGRGGGTRKKLRLSKEQSAYLEESFKEHNTLNPKQKLALAKQLNLRPRQVEVWFQNRRARTKLKQTEVDCEYLKRCCETLTEENRKLHKELQELRALKTSNPFYMQLPATTLTMCPSCERVATNPSSNNSASPTPPSNNNSNNNNIINSNNDSNSKVIGFPLGKHTFHPFAHTTQQQQHHPHQSTAS is encoded by the exons ATGGAGCTTGGATTAAGCTTAGGAGACTCTTCAAGGCCTTTTGTTGGGTTCATGGAAAAGCCTCGTAGTGAAACTTCTTCCAACCAACTTGGATTAGGCTTCACCACCACCACCTTGTCCATTGGACCAATCATCACTACTAAAGGACAAAGggatcaacaacaagaacaacaacCACAACAACAGGAACATGAAGATAAAGAAGAAGCAAAATCaaaggacaacaacaacaacaaccaccctCATCTTCATCAGCTTGATTTCCTTCCTCAGCTCTCTCTCCCATGGCATCCTTCTGAAAACG GTAGAGTGTCAAAAGGTTTGGACGTAAACGTGCTGCCGCTGACAACCGTGGCGGCGACGGCGGCGGCGGGGGCAGATGATGAGGTTGAGGAAGGGGAGGCGCTGTCATCGTCCCCGAATAGCGCAGCGTCTTCCTTTCAGACGGATCTATGCAtatttggtggtggtggtggaagcGGTGGCGGCGGTGGTAGTTACAGCGGTGGTTCGGGAGGAAACTATTACAACTACGGTGGAAAAAGAGATCACTCTGATGGCGAGGGTTATGATCACCAAAGGGATTCTTCAAGAGCAAGCGACGAAGATGAAAACTGCGGCCGTGGCGGCGGCACAAGGAAGAAACTCAGACTCTCCAAGGAACAATCCGCTTACCTTGAGGAGAGCTTCAAAGAGCACAACACTCTTAATCCT AAACAAAAGCTTGCTCTTGCTAAACAACTCAATCTTCGGCCTCGCCAAGTTGAAGTCTGGTTTCAAAACAGAAGAGCAAG GACAAAGCTGAAGCAAACTGAGGTGGATTGTGAGTATTTGAAGAGGTGCTGTGAGACACTAACAGAAGAGAACAGAAAGCTTCACAAGGAGCTTCAAGAATTGAGGGCTCTAAAGACTTCAAACCCATTCTACATGCAGTTACCGGCAACAACGTTGACCATGTGCCCTTCTTGTGAGCGTGTTGCTACAAATCCTTCTTCAAATAATTCTGCCTCACCAACTCCTCCTTCTAATAATAattctaacaataataatattattaatagtaATAATGACTCAAATTCAAAGGTCATTGGATTCCCTCTTGGGAAACACACGTTTCATCCTTTTGCTCACACCACACAACAGCAACAACATCATCCACATCAGTCCACAGCATCGTGA